A region of the Pseudoprevotella muciniphila genome:
AAACAATATCGTCATACTTTGAGAATGCCTTTTTCAGCCCTGTCTTGAGTTCTTCAAACAAGGCAAGGAAATCCCAGTGGACTGTTCCGCCGAGTGTTATCTGACGGTTGGGGAAGCGATGCACTTCTGTAAGCGCGATGCCCGAAGGCGTGCTTTCTCCCACAATGACACGCCCGCTTCCTGCACCGAAATCTGCTGCAATATATTTCATGTAAAAATACGCATTATGATGGTTACTTTCCCAGGAACGTGTGTTCGATGTCTGCCACTTCTTCCGGCGTGAGCACGGTATGACGGAAACCGCTGCGAAGGACTATCTCGCAAGCCATTTCAAGGAACTCTGCCTTCTCTATTGCCGCATTGAAATCCTTACCTACAAATACCTGTCCATGCTTAGCGAGGAGCACAGAATCATGGTCTTTCATGGCTTCCACAACGGCATGAGCCAATTCGGGCGAGCCTGGACGATAATAAGGGATGACAGGCACTTCCTTGCCCACATGGCATGGTAGTTCTGCCGTCACGTTCAGATTCTCTGGTTTGGGATCCATGCAGGCAATAGTTGTGGCACAAATGCTTTGGCAATGAAGCACCACATTCACATCGGGCCTGTTTTTCAGAATTGTGAGGTGGAAGCCACTCTCCATCGACGGACGCACACCGTTGAGCGACTGTCCTGTCTCAATGTCGCAAATCGCCACTTGGTCTTCACGCAGTTCCGGAATCCACGACCCTGTGGCAGAAACGAGCGCCACATCGCCTACGCGCCACGAGAGGTTGCCGCTCGAGCAACGTGTCAGACCATGATCACCGACCTTGCGGGCCGCAGCCACGAATGCACTGATTTGTTCTTTACTGATGTTCATTACTTATACTTATTCTAATTGCTTGAAGTTATCGAAGTTATTGAAGTTAAATGGGTTATTTGTAGAGTGGACCGAAGTTCTTGCAAGCACGGAAATCGCTGCCTTCGGGTTCCATGCCGAACGCACGCCATGCGCTAGGACGGAAGATGGTGTCTTCTTCCACATTGTGCATGCAAACAGGGATACGAAGCATGGAAGCGAGCGTGATAAGGTCGGCACCGATGTGGCCGTATGCTATTGCACCATGGTTAGCACCCCAATTATCCATCACGCTATAAACATCCTTGAAGGCACCCTTGCCTGTTACACGAGGCGCGAACCACGTTGTGGGCCATGTCTTGTCTGTGCGTTCGTTGAGCACCTTATGCTGTTCGGGAGTGATGTCCACGGTGTAGCCTTCTGCCAGTTGGAGCACAGGACCAAGACCTTTTACGAGGTTCAGACGCATCATCGTGCAAGGCATACCGCCCTTCGAAAGGAAGTTGGACGAATAGCCACCTCCACGGAAATAGTCGCGGTTGGCGGGATACCAGGTTGTAGCACCGAGTGTAGCCTTGATATCGTCTTCGTTCACGTCCCAGAAGTGTTTCATTTCGGGCTTGCCTTCTGCATTGGTCATCTGACCTGCTGCGTCGAGCGAACATGAACCGGAATTGATGAGGTGGATGATACCCTTTGCAGCACCGCCCTCAAGAGGCTGTCCCGTTACGCGCAGCACACTCTCCGGGCTCCAGTAGGTGCGTATATCTGCAAAGATAACGGCACGGTTGGTCAGCAGTTTTCCGAAGAGCATGGTTACGCCATTGCAGGCATCGTTCTCCGTAGCGAAAGCAAAGGGTTCCTGCGGACCGTTCCAGTTGAAGGAAGTGTTCATCAGTGCTTCGGGGAAGTCGCCGTTAGGCATGTGGTCGGTCCACTGGCGCTGTCCCTGGAAACCGCCGCAGATAGCGTTGTGGCCGAGTGCTTCTTCCTTGAAGCCCAACTCGCGGAGTTTGGGATTGCCCGTCATAAGGTCCTCGAAGATGAGACGCATCTTCACCACGTATTCCCAGTCGGCATCCTTCTCTTCGCGCGTCTTCACCTTTTCAGGACGGTTGAAGTCTTCGCCCTCGTTGGGCATACAGTTGGCGCGTGTCCATGCCATTGCCTTCTCGTATTCTTCCTTGTCGTAGATGCCCTCGTTCACACGGCGGATAATTTCTGTCATATCCACCTGTTCGTTTCGCATACCGAGGTATTCCTGGAAGAAATTGGGGTCAACAATAGACCCGGCTATACCCATTGCCACGTTACCGATGCTCAGGTAACTCTTGCCCTTCATCTGTGCCACGGCTATACCGGCACGCGCGAAGCGGAGCAGTTTCTCTCGCACATCTTCAGGAATAGTCTTGTCGTCGGCATCCTGCACGTGGTGGCCATAAATGCCGAAAGCAGGCATACCTTTCTGCGTATGCGCTGCAAGCGCTGCGGCAAGATACACAGCACCCGGGCGCTCGGTTCCATTGAAGCCCCAGATGGCTTGCGGCACCTCGCCGTCGTAGTGAATCACTTCGCTCACATAGCACCAGCATGGCGTTACGCTGACCACCACACCCACGTTGTTGTTCCTGAACTTCTCGCTGCAAGCAGCAGCCTCTGCCACACGACCGATGGTGCCGTCGGCAATGACACACTCCACGGGGGTGCCGTCGCTGTACTTCAGTTCTGAAGAAAACAGGGCAGCAACATTCTTTGCCATGTCCATCGTCTGGTCTTCCAAACTCTCACGAACGCCATTCTGGCGACCGTCAATCACTGGGCGAATACCGATACGCGGATTCTCGCCGATAAACCTTTTCTTTGTCATTGATGGTATTGATTTTAGTTGTTATTGTTCTTTCTGCAAAAAAGCATGTAAAATTAAATAGTTTTTGAAAATCATAAAAAAGTTAAAAACCGCTAAACGATATTAGTGTCCTGACGCACATTTGGCTAACACCCAAAAAGCAAGACAAAAAACCACAAAACCTATTATTGACATTATAATATTAGTACCTACTTCTGTTGTTCTTTGTGTAATTGTCCTTGTCTCTACCATGAACTTATTACATATTGCATAAACACCATATTTTACTGTATTTATACAACTTTCTTCAAAGCCCTGAATTGTATATTTTTTACTAAAACAATTAATCCTATTCTTTGCTTCAATGGCTGCTTTTTTTATTCTCAAAACATCTTCATTTGCATATGAACTAAACGATTGAGCATACAAGTAATGATAAGATATATTTTTTGTCTTATATTTATCACTCATACTTATAATCGCCATGTTTAGATTAGCACAAGCTTTTAGAATATTGATAGCGGTGACTATAGTATTAAGATTTCTATAATAATCTGAATTCTTATTATATCTTCTGTCTCCACTTTTAAATTTATTCATCGTCTCTGATACATAACTAGGGTATTTAAAATCTGCTCTCTGTTTATCATTCATTTTAGAAAAACTATCAACTAAATCATTAAAACCAGTTAAACCTTGAAGATAGACTAGAGCTTTATCCATTTTTATTAGTGGATAATAATTTAAAACTTCATTGCTACTCATAATAAAACCCTTTGACAGAATTAAAGTTTATAAGATTTTAATGTACACATCGTTGATTTTTAGCAATGTACAGTAACATTAACATCAACTAAAATCAACTAAAATCACCTACATGCACAACTTCTACGCAAAATTACCATAATATTTGATTTCGCAAGCACTTATCTAAAGATTTAGTTAACGTAGTTGTATGTAAAACAATAAAAACGGGATATTCCGAAAAGGAATACCCCGATTGGTGTTCTGTCCAAGGAAGGCTCAGCAACAATTGGTCAGTGCATTTCCACAGAGCCATTCTGCCTGTATCCAGCCTACCTGTTTGCCATCAGAAGTGGTACACTTCACCCAGCCACCTCGTACTTCAAGCGGATGGAGGGTCATCTCTTCCTTGATGGTGTACACCTTCTTGCTTTTGGTGTTCGGCTGTTGGTAGAGATAGAGCATCTCACCGCCATAGTTGCGTGTTCCTACGACTATCACCGAAGAGTGTATCCAGTAGCCGGTGCGGGAGCCGGTGAGTTTCGAAAGGCCCTCATACCCATCTGCCACAGAGAAGTACGAGTTGTCGCAGATGCGCCACCACCCATTCCGGGGCTCTTCCACTTCAAGCATGGCAATGGTGCTTTGTGGTATGCGGTGAACCACCTTTCCCTTGGGCGAATTACGTATATTCGTACTTGAGCCGGAGTCATCGCTCACGTACACGCTGAGCGACTGTGCGTTGATGCCCACTGCTATGGTAAGCAGGGCAAGCAGCAGAAAAAACCGCTTCATAATTGACGATGTTACCTGTTTGGGATTAATACTCCATTACTGCGGGCAGTTCCTTAGCCTGAGCCACCATCTTCTCTACTTCCTTGAGTGCAGGAACGCGGTTCACGAGGTTCTTCTTGGCATTCACCTCCTCGAGTTTGGGTTGCAGGTTGGCTGGCACGCGGTTCCGGAGTTCTTTTACGGTATCAACACCTGCTGCCTCAAGCAGTTCGGAGAACTGTGGACCTACACCGTCTATTCTCATCAGGTCGGCATGGTTAGTCCAAGTCAGGATAAGTTTACCGCTGATGCCTGTAGCCTCTTCCAGAGCCTTTCTGCCGGCAGGTTTTGCACATTTTTCAAGCAGTTCCTCTGTAGTGTTAATGCCTGCTGCGGTGAGTTTCTCAGCATAAACAGCGCCGATCCCCTCAATGTCAATAATTTTGTAGTTCATGATGTTTGATTGTTTGTTAATAAGGTTGGTTCATTAAAATAGTTGATGCCACAAATTTAAGAAAAAAACGGAATATGACGCATTTTTACAATAAAAAAACATTTACGACAAGATAATTTTACGACTGTTCAACTATCAACTATACTGCGCCATAGGCTTAATATCACAGGTTGAAAGATACACAAGACTCTCCACCTGCCATTCTCTGCTTATAGATCTGTCAATAGGAAAGCCCAAACATCCATAATAGTAATAAAATAGCCTATCTGTTCTTCCATACTTTAAGCTTTAACTGTTATTCGGCTGTAAAGATAAAAAAAATGTTTCCAAACATTAAATTTTATAAAAAAAAGTGTTTCCAAACACTAAATTTTAAAAATAGAATGTTTTCAAACACTAAAAATCGCTTTTCTTAATGTCTGCAAACACTTTGTAAAACTATCAGATTATTCATTGATAAAGCAGTCCTGTACGGACGCAAAAACTTTTTCACCACCTGCTATCTTCCAACTCACATAGTTTTACTACCTTTGCCCTGATTCTGAACGCATGAGACGAAACAGTATTGACATACGGCGCAGATGGTTTGCTTGGTTGTTGCTGGCGGTTTTTATCGTTACCCGGGCGCTGATGGCGTTCCACACTTACGAAGAGACACGCTTTTCGCACACCGAGTGCAATGCCTGTGTGCAGCACGCTCCGACGCACCTGCATGAAGGGCATCTCGGCATGACGGGGCATCCCTGTCTGCTGTGCGAGATGTCGTCGTTGCCGTATGTCGTAGCGACTGTGTTGCTGTTCGTTCCTTGTCAGCGCTTTGTATATTTCTTGAAATCCGCTGTGCGCCGTACACGTTTGCAGTTGCTGACGTACACCGTGCCACACCGCGGGCCACCTGCCTTGTTGGCTTAATCCCCCCAAAATCTTTTTCTGCGCTATTTCACAGAGCAACAGCCTTATCTCACGGCAGTTGCCATTTTGGCGTAATAATAACTCAAAAGCAAACAAGGTGATAAAAACAATAAAAATCTCATCGCATATAGCAGCAATATGTCTGTTGCTTGCCTATGCCTTGCCGGCAGTGGGGCAGATTGACACGACTGAAGTGCGGCAGCGGGCAGTGGTATTCGGCAGCCGCCAGGCCCGACTCTCGAAGAGTACGAGCCTCACAGCCGTTTCGGTCAGTCAGGACTTCCTCGATACACATTTCACCGGTAACATCGTGCAAGCGCTGGAGCACGTGCCAGGTGTGCAATCCATGGACATCGGCTCGGGCTTTTCCAAACCTATGATACGTGGTCTGGGCTTCAACCGCATCGCCGTGGCAGAAAGCGGAGTGAAACAGGAAGGACAACAGTGGGGCGCCGATCATGGTTTGGAAATCGATGCCTTCAATGTGTCGGCAGTGAACGTACTGAAAGGACCCGCATCCCTGATTTACGGCAGTGATGCCATGGGTGGTGTTATCGACATCAAACAACCAAAATATCCCACGGAGAACAAAGTGTTCGGCGAACTTTCGCTCCTCGGCAAGACTGTGAACGGCTCATTAGGCGGTTCGCTGCTTTTGGGCTTCCGCAAGGACGCATGGCTCGTGCAGGGCAGATATACCGAACAGCACTTCGGCGACTACCGCGTGCCTACCGACACCGTGCTCTATCTTACACAGAAGTTGCCCATCACGCACAGGCGACTGAAAAACACGGCAGGATTTGAGCGCGATGCAAGCATTTTCGCAGGCTACAAGAAAGGCAATTACGAAGGCAACCTTATGGTGAGCAATGCCTTTCAGAAGAGCGGTTTCTTCGCCGGTGCCCATGGTGTGCCCAACATTGCCTCACTTATCGACGACGGCAAACGCTACAACATAGAACTGCCATACAGCAAGGTGAACCACCTGAAAGTGCAGACGCACCAAGAAGTGAAATGGAGTAAATTTGCGCTCTTTGCCGACCTTGGCTGGCAACACAACCACCGCGAGGAATGGAGTGCATTCCATACCCACTACGGCACCCAGGCTGCACCCTACAAGGACCCGGACAAGGAACTGATGTTCAACCTCCACACCCTGTCTGCCAACGCTGCCCTGAAATGGCAAACAACAGAAACATTTTCCCAGACCGTCGGCACAGGCGGGCAATACCAAGACAACACTATTGGCGGCTATGGTTTCCTACTGCCGGAATACAACCGCAAAACGGCAGGCCTATTCTGGCTGGGAGAATGGAAACCCTCCGAAAAAATCACGCTTACCTGCGGTTTGCGATACGACTGGGGGCACATTTCTGCAAAGCCCTACGACAACGTCTATCTCGCCGACTATCTACGGGAACAAGGCTATACGGACGACGTTGTAGAAGAGAACAGATGGTCGTCGCGACGTGTCAGCCGCAGTTTCAGCGATGTCAGCGGAGCGATGGGGCTTGTTTGGCAACCTTCACCGATTCACCTCCTGAAAATAAATGTGGGGCGCAGTTTCCGACTGCCCGGCGCCAACGAATTGGCTGCCAACGGCGTGCACCACGGCACATTCCGCCACGAGCAGGGCGACAACAATCTCTCTTCAGAGCACGGCTGGCAATTCGATGCAGAATACTCTCTTTCTTTGGGCCCTATACTCATCTCTGCATCGCCCTTCGTCAGTCTTTTCGACAATTACATTTTCCTGCAACCTACGGGCGAATGGTCCTTGCTGCCCGATGCCGGACAAATCTACCGCTACAAGGAGGCCTCCGCCACATTCATTGGCGGCGAACTCTCTGCAAAGGTCAATCTCTGGAAAAACCTGAGATACGAATTCAGCGGAGAATATGTCCACACAAGGAACAACGACGCCAAGACAGCACTCGCCTTCTCTCCCCCCACCACCCTGCGCAACACGCTTTCCTGGGAAGAACGGGAGTTTGCCATCAGTGCTGAACTGCAAACCATTGCAAGACAGAACCACATCGCACAGAACGAAGACAAGACACCGGGCGCTACCCTGCTCCACCTCAGCGCCAATGCCTGTCTGCACATACTGGGCACCTCGGCACACATATCACTGAAAGTGCATAACGTATTCGACAAGAAGTACTACAACCACCTGAGTTTCTACCGCAAGGTGGAAATACCGGAGCCCGGCCGCAACTTCTCCTTAACAGTAAAAATACCCTTTTCAATAACAACAAAATAATACAACAATGAAAACAATGAATATCAAGCACGTTATCTTTCCTGTAATCCTTTCCTTCCTGACTTTTGGCACCACATCGTGCGGCGGCGACGACGGCGACACCACCAGACCAACCATCAACGTCATAGCACCAGAAGAAGACGCCACACTTCTCATCGGCGACGAGGACGGTGTACTCTTCAAGGCAGAATTCAGCGACGACACAGCCCTGAAGTCGTACAAACTGGAGATACACAATGCCACGAACGGACACACCCACGGTGCGCCGAAACTGCAAGAAAACCCAGTGTATTTCACTTTCAACAAGTCGTATGAACTCGGCGGTGTGAGAAACGCCAAAGTCGAGCACCGCGACATCGTAATCCCCGAAAATGCCACACCCGGACACTATCACCTGATGGTTTATGTTACCGACGTAGCCGGCAACCAGACCTACATGGCGCGCGACATAGAACTCTCGCATGATTCGTCAGTGCATGAGGAATAATTTTTGCCAAAGACAATAAAATGCGACGGTTAAGAGCAATTATTCCCAATATTGTGTAACTTCGCATTAAATATAAAGAAATGTCGAAAGAGTCTGATAAATTCCTTATATTAGGCGAGAAGCCCATAGGCAAATTACTGTGGCAATATGCCACTCCTGCCATCGTAGCGATGGCGGCTGCTTCCATATACAACATTATCGACGGCATTTTCATAGGACAAGGTGTAGGACCTGAAGCCATCATCGCCCTCGGCCTCACCATGCCCGTCATGTCGCTCACCGCAGCATTCGGCGCTATGGTGGGTGTAGGTGGAAGTACGCTCATGTCTGTACGGCTCGGACAAAAGGAATACGAAACCGCCAAGAAGATACTCGGCAACGTACTGGTCATGAATGTGGCAATGGGGCTTATCCTCGGTGGCTTGCTTTGGGCTTTCATCAAACCTATTCTGCGTTTCTTTGGTGCAAGCGACATGACCATCGGACCTGCATACGACTTTATGACTGTCATTCTCATAGGCAACGTCGTGACACACCTCTACCTCGGGCTTAACGCGCTCCTGCGCTCCACGAACCGACCGGAAATAGCGATGTATGCCACATTTGGGACAGTCATTCTCAACTGCATTCTTGCCCCACTTTTCATCTTCGTCTTCAACTGGGGCATACAGGGCGCAGCGACTGCAACGGTAATGGCGCAGTTTATTATGCTACTCTGGCAATTCTGGCTGTTCTCTAACAAGAACGACATGATCCACATACAAAGGCAATACCTCAAAGCCGACAGAAAAATCATTTCACAGTCGCTCAGCATAGGTATGTCGCCTTTCCTGATTAACCTCTGCGCATGCCTTGTGAGCGTATTTATGACGAGAAGCCTTACCCACTACGGCGGCGACTATGCAGTAGGGGCTTTCGGCATTGCCAACAGGTTGCTTATGTTTATCGTCATGTTCGTCATTGGTCTTAATCAAGGTATGCAACCCATAGCGGGCTACAACTACGGCGCAAAGAAATACAACCGCGTAATCGAAGTGCTCAACAAGTCGCTCATTTTCGGCACGGCTTTCACATTGATAGGCTTCATCGTGGCGATGTTCTTTGCTGAGCCTTTCTGCGCCATGTTTGCCAAAGACGAACCAAAACTCATAGAAATGTCGGCACATGCCATGCGGATACTCTGCATGTTATTCCCCCTCGTGGGACTCTGCATCATCGCCACGGCATTCTTCCAGAGTCTCGGAAAACCTACCATCAGCATTTTCCTGTCACTCACACGACAACTCATCTTTATCTTACCAGCCATATACATACTGCCTCGAATCATGACGGACAACCCCGTGGACGGTGTGCTTTATGCCTTCCCCGTGAGCGATGGACTCGCCTTCATCGTGGCTGTTGTCATGCTCATAAGAGAGGTAAGGAAATTCAAGAAAATAACAATTCAAACAACCACATAGAAAACACAGGACGTATGGAAAAAAAATCGCCATTCATTATAAACATCGGGCGGTCGCTCGGAGCAGGCGGACGCTACATTGGCAAGAAACTTGCCGAACATTTCGATATTAGTTATTTCGACAAGGAAATACTCGCGCTCGCTGCAAAAGAGAGCGGATTCACACCCGAAATCTTCGAAAAAAGCGATGAAAACAAAGGTTTTTTGCGCTCATTGATAAACAGCATAGCACCCACCATGAGCGGCGACTTCTACAGCAACCAGATTTCCGACGAATCGCTATTCAGAATACAAAGCGATGCCATACGCAAGGTGGCTGCAGACCGCTCATGCGTCTTCATCGGACGCTGTGCCGACTATGTGTTGCGCAACCACCCCAGATGTGTCAATGTTTTCATTGCAGCCGATGAAGAAGACCGCATCAAGCGCATCATGGA
Encoded here:
- a CDS encoding TonB-dependent receptor; the encoded protein is MKTIKISSHIAAICLLLAYALPAVGQIDTTEVRQRAVVFGSRQARLSKSTSLTAVSVSQDFLDTHFTGNIVQALEHVPGVQSMDIGSGFSKPMIRGLGFNRIAVAESGVKQEGQQWGADHGLEIDAFNVSAVNVLKGPASLIYGSDAMGGVIDIKQPKYPTENKVFGELSLLGKTVNGSLGGSLLLGFRKDAWLVQGRYTEQHFGDYRVPTDTVLYLTQKLPITHRRLKNTAGFERDASIFAGYKKGNYEGNLMVSNAFQKSGFFAGAHGVPNIASLIDDGKRYNIELPYSKVNHLKVQTHQEVKWSKFALFADLGWQHNHREEWSAFHTHYGTQAAPYKDPDKELMFNLHTLSANAALKWQTTETFSQTVGTGGQYQDNTIGGYGFLLPEYNRKTAGLFWLGEWKPSEKITLTCGLRYDWGHISAKPYDNVYLADYLREQGYTDDVVEENRWSSRRVSRSFSDVSGAMGLVWQPSPIHLLKINVGRSFRLPGANELAANGVHHGTFRHEQGDNNLSSEHGWQFDAEYSLSLGPILISASPFVSLFDNYIFLQPTGEWSLLPDAGQIYRYKEASATFIGGELSAKVNLWKNLRYEFSGEYVHTRNNDAKTALAFSPPTTLRNTLSWEEREFAISAELQTIARQNHIAQNEDKTPGATLLHLSANACLHILGTSAHISLKVHNVFDKKYYNHLSFYRKVEIPEPGRNFSLTVKIPFSITTK
- a CDS encoding SH3 domain-containing protein; the encoded protein is MKRFFLLLALLTIAVGINAQSLSVYVSDDSGSSTNIRNSPKGKVVHRIPQSTIAMLEVEEPRNGWWRICDNSYFSVADGYEGLSKLTGSRTGYWIHSSVIVVGTRNYGGEMLYLYQQPNTKSKKVYTIKEEMTLHPLEVRGGWVKCTTSDGKQVGWIQAEWLCGNALTNCC
- a CDS encoding DUF4625 domain-containing protein, which gives rise to MNIKHVIFPVILSFLTFGTTSCGGDDGDTTRPTINVIAPEEDATLLIGDEDGVLFKAEFSDDTALKSYKLEIHNATNGHTHGAPKLQENPVYFTFNKSYELGGVRNAKVEHRDIVIPENATPGHYHLMVYVTDVAGNQTYMARDIELSHDSSVHEE
- a CDS encoding DUF4332 domain-containing protein; the protein is MNYKIIDIEGIGAVYAEKLTAAGINTTEELLEKCAKPAGRKALEEATGISGKLILTWTNHADLMRIDGVGPQFSELLEAAGVDTVKELRNRVPANLQPKLEEVNAKKNLVNRVPALKEVEKMVAQAKELPAVMEY
- a CDS encoding MATE family efflux transporter, producing MSKESDKFLILGEKPIGKLLWQYATPAIVAMAAASIYNIIDGIFIGQGVGPEAIIALGLTMPVMSLTAAFGAMVGVGGSTLMSVRLGQKEYETAKKILGNVLVMNVAMGLILGGLLWAFIKPILRFFGASDMTIGPAYDFMTVILIGNVVTHLYLGLNALLRSTNRPEIAMYATFGTVILNCILAPLFIFVFNWGIQGAATATVMAQFIMLLWQFWLFSNKNDMIHIQRQYLKADRKIISQSLSIGMSPFLINLCACLVSVFMTRSLTHYGGDYAVGAFGIANRLLMFIVMFVIGLNQGMQPIAGYNYGAKKYNRVIEVLNKSLIFGTAFTLIGFIVAMFFAEPFCAMFAKDEPKLIEMSAHAMRILCMLFPLVGLCIIATAFFQSLGKPTISIFLSLTRQLIFILPAIYILPRIMTDNPVDGVLYAFPVSDGLAFIVAVVMLIREVRKFKKITIQTTT
- a CDS encoding L-fucose isomerase, whose protein sequence is MTKKRFIGENPRIGIRPVIDGRQNGVRESLEDQTMDMAKNVAALFSSELKYSDGTPVECVIADGTIGRVAEAAACSEKFRNNNVGVVVSVTPCWCYVSEVIHYDGEVPQAIWGFNGTERPGAVYLAAALAAHTQKGMPAFGIYGHHVQDADDKTIPEDVREKLLRFARAGIAVAQMKGKSYLSIGNVAMGIAGSIVDPNFFQEYLGMRNEQVDMTEIIRRVNEGIYDKEEYEKAMAWTRANCMPNEGEDFNRPEKVKTREEKDADWEYVVKMRLIFEDLMTGNPKLRELGFKEEALGHNAICGGFQGQRQWTDHMPNGDFPEALMNTSFNWNGPQEPFAFATENDACNGVTMLFGKLLTNRAVIFADIRTYWSPESVLRVTGQPLEGGAAKGIIHLINSGSCSLDAAGQMTNAEGKPEMKHFWDVNEDDIKATLGATTWYPANRDYFRGGGYSSNFLSKGGMPCTMMRLNLVKGLGPVLQLAEGYTVDITPEQHKVLNERTDKTWPTTWFAPRVTGKGAFKDVYSVMDNWGANHGAIAYGHIGADLITLASMLRIPVCMHNVEEDTIFRPSAWRAFGMEPEGSDFRACKNFGPLYK
- a CDS encoding cytidylate kinase-like family protein, whose amino-acid sequence is MEKKSPFIINIGRSLGAGGRYIGKKLAEHFDISYFDKEILALAAKESGFTPEIFEKSDENKGFLRSLINSIAPTMSGDFYSNQISDESLFRIQSDAIRKVAADRSCVFIGRCADYVLRNHPRCVNVFIAADEEDRIKRIMENAQTDEKTAKRMMTHGDTKRANYYNFYCNGKWGAAATYDLCINSSVLGLDGTFDFIKDFVIKKLELDKD
- a CDS encoding class II aldolase/adducin family protein — translated: MNISKEQISAFVAAARKVGDHGLTRCSSGNLSWRVGDVALVSATGSWIPELREDQVAICDIETGQSLNGVRPSMESGFHLTILKNRPDVNVVLHCQSICATTIACMDPKPENLNVTAELPCHVGKEVPVIPYYRPGSPELAHAVVEAMKDHDSVLLAKHGQVFVGKDFNAAIEKAEFLEMACEIVLRSGFRHTVLTPEEVADIEHTFLGK